A DNA window from Malus domestica chromosome 12, GDT2T_hap1 contains the following coding sequences:
- the LOC103449785 gene encoding thioredoxin reductase NTRC-like, whose protein sequence is MDVQEGFDITLTKHRGQYALRKLYHESPRLICVLYTAPTCGPCRTLKPILGTVIDEFDHNVHFVEIEIEEDPEVVEATGIMGTPCVQFFKNKEMIRTVSGVKMKSEY, encoded by the exons ATGGATGTTCAAGAAGGGTTTGACATTACTCTTACAAAGCACCGTGGCCAG TATGCCCTACGAAAATTGTATCATGAAAGTCCAAGGCTTATATGTGTATTATATACAGCACCAACATGTGGCCCATGTAGGACTTTGAAGCCAATTCTTGGTACG GTGATAGATGAATTCGACCATAATGTACATTTTGTTGAAATTGAGATTGAGGAAGATCCGGAAGTAGTAGAAGCAACTGGAATTATGGGTACACCATGTGTTCAGTTCTTCAAAAATAAGGAAATGATCAG GACTGTATCGGGGGTCAAAATGAAGAGCGAGTATTGA